One segment of Gemmatimonadota bacterium DNA contains the following:
- the ispE gene encoding 4-(cytidine 5'-diphospho)-2-C-methyl-D-erythritol kinase — MEIVEYAYAKLNLGLKILGQRSDGFHDILSVFQTVDLCDRLVFEPAEEGQIILSCDDADLPTGPENLVYKAVLAFRSYTGMDRGVAIAIEKRIPMAAGLGGGSSDAAAVLRVLNRVWDAGLSGDELREIGASIGSDVPFFVRQKGTAVVSGRGEHLRYVPWSADVAYVLVCPGFQVHTGWAFANYKKTLTEHGEYDSFLNSVKNLPVSGFFERIENDFLPLIVQSHPETRDILSRLTDAGAIVASMSGSGSTLYGVFESRDVAEAVWARFRSDQFRAFLCCPV, encoded by the coding sequence TTGGAGATTGTCGAATACGCTTATGCAAAGCTCAACCTGGGGCTGAAGATTCTCGGGCAGCGCAGCGATGGGTTTCACGATATTTTGTCGGTTTTTCAGACTGTGGATCTGTGCGATCGCCTCGTTTTTGAGCCAGCGGAAGAGGGGCAGATTATTTTGTCGTGCGACGATGCGGATTTGCCCACGGGTCCAGAAAATCTGGTGTATAAGGCGGTTCTGGCGTTTCGGTCTTATACGGGGATGGATCGCGGGGTGGCGATTGCGATAGAGAAGCGGATTCCGATGGCGGCGGGTTTGGGTGGGGGAAGTTCAGATGCAGCGGCTGTGTTGCGGGTTTTGAATCGGGTGTGGGATGCGGGTCTTTCAGGTGACGAATTGCGCGAGATCGGCGCGTCTATAGGGTCCGATGTGCCGTTTTTTGTGCGGCAAAAGGGTACGGCAGTGGTTTCGGGGCGGGGGGAGCATTTGCGGTATGTGCCGTGGTCTGCAGATGTGGCGTATGTGCTGGTTTGCCCGGGGTTCCAGGTGCATACGGGCTGGGCGTTTGCAAATTATAAAAAGACCTTGACAGAGCATGGTGAATATGATAGTTTCCTTAATTCTGTAAAAAATTTGCCCGTTTCGGGTTTTTTTGAGCGTATTGAGAATGATTTTTTGCCTCTTATTGTTCAATCGCATCCAGAAACGCGCGATATTTTGTCGCGGTTGACAGATGCCGGCGCAATCGTTGCGTCGATGTCTGGTAGTGGTTCCACGCTTTACGGTGTTTTTGAGTCGCGAGATGTTGCCGAGGCTGTTTGGGCACGGTTCAGGTCCGATCAGTTTCGGGCGTTTTTGTGTTGTCCGGTTTGA